One Agrococcus jenensis genomic region harbors:
- a CDS encoding CCA tRNA nucleotidyltransferase, with translation MTDMAEATARLHALVASAPTAQLAEAFAGAGHELALVGGPVRDAFLDRPVTDLDFASSATPDEIHALVAPLADATWDVGREFGTIAARIGGADVEITTYRADTYDGVSRKPTVAFGDSLEDDLERRDFTVNAMALMLTPRRDGSEATVPQLIDVGGGLEHLLQGVLDTPMAPERSFDDDPLRMMRAARFAAQLGFEVAPRALEAMAALAERIRDISAERVRDELSKLLLTSTPVPGLRLLTDAGILDIVLPEVPALRLEADEHAHHKDVFEHSLTVLQQGIDLEASRNPDAAPDLVSRLAGLLHDIGKPATRRIEGRVVTFHQHDLVGARMAKQRLKALRFDNDTVKAVARLVELHLRFYGYGEQAWTDSAVRRYVRDAGPLLERLHILTRSDVTTRNRRKAERLDFAYDDLEHRIAELREQEEMDAVRPDLDGEQIMAILGIRPGREVGEAYRMLLEQRLEHGPLGAERAEQVLRDWWASRSS, from the coding sequence CAGCTGGCCGAGGCCTTCGCCGGCGCCGGGCACGAGCTCGCGCTCGTCGGCGGCCCGGTGCGCGACGCCTTCCTCGACCGGCCGGTCACCGACCTCGACTTCGCCTCGAGCGCGACGCCCGACGAGATCCACGCGCTCGTCGCGCCGCTGGCCGACGCGACCTGGGATGTCGGCCGCGAGTTCGGCACGATCGCCGCGCGCATCGGCGGCGCCGACGTCGAGATCACCACCTACCGGGCCGACACGTACGACGGCGTCTCGCGCAAGCCGACCGTCGCCTTCGGGGACTCGCTCGAGGACGACCTCGAGCGCCGCGACTTCACGGTGAACGCGATGGCGCTCATGCTCACGCCCCGGCGCGACGGCAGCGAGGCGACGGTGCCGCAGCTCATCGACGTCGGCGGCGGGCTCGAGCACCTGCTGCAGGGCGTGCTCGACACCCCGATGGCGCCCGAGCGCTCGTTCGACGACGACCCGCTGCGCATGATGCGCGCCGCGCGCTTCGCCGCGCAGCTCGGCTTCGAGGTCGCGCCCCGCGCGCTCGAGGCGATGGCCGCGCTCGCCGAGCGGATCCGCGACATCTCAGCGGAGCGGGTGCGCGACGAGCTCTCGAAGCTGCTGCTGACGAGCACCCCGGTGCCGGGGCTGCGGCTGCTGACCGACGCGGGCATCCTCGACATCGTGCTGCCGGAGGTGCCGGCGCTGCGGCTCGAGGCCGACGAGCACGCGCACCACAAGGACGTCTTCGAGCACTCGCTCACCGTGCTGCAGCAGGGCATCGACCTCGAGGCATCGCGCAACCCGGATGCGGCGCCCGACCTCGTGTCGCGGCTCGCGGGCCTGCTGCACGACATCGGCAAGCCCGCCACGCGACGCATCGAGGGGCGGGTCGTCACGTTCCACCAGCACGACCTCGTCGGCGCGCGGATGGCGAAGCAGCGGCTCAAGGCGCTGCGCTTCGACAACGACACCGTGAAGGCGGTCGCGCGGCTCGTCGAGCTGCACCTGCGCTTCTACGGCTACGGCGAGCAGGCGTGGACCGACTCCGCGGTGCGCCGCTACGTGCGCGACGCCGGACCGCTGCTCGAGCGGCTGCACATCCTCACGCGCTCCGACGTCACGACCCGCAACCGCCGGAAGGCGGAGCGGCTCGACTTCGCCTACGACGACCTCGAGCACCGGATCGCCGAGCTGCGCGAGCAGGAGGAGATGGACGCGGTGCGTCCCGACCTCGACGGCGAGCAGATCATGGCCATCCTCGGCATCCGGCCCGGCCGCGAGGTGGGGGAGGCGTACCGGATGCTGCTCGAGCAGCGCCTCGAGCACGGCCCGCTGGGCGCCGAGCGCGCGGAGCAGGTCCTCCGCGACTGGTGGGCCTCCCGCTCGTCCTGA
- a CDS encoding single-stranded DNA-binding protein — MAGETIITVVGNLTADPELRYTQNGLAVANFTIASTPRTFDRQANEWKDGEALFLRASVWREFAEHVSQSLTKGSRVIAQGRLKQRSFETQQGEKRTVIELEVDEIGPSLRYATAQVTRAQGGGAGRSSGGQGGGGNFGQPQQVADEPWGQPAQQQAQPASGGDVWGAPGTSYNDETPF, encoded by the coding sequence ATGGCAGGCGAGACGATCATCACGGTGGTCGGCAACCTGACGGCTGACCCGGAGCTGCGCTACACGCAGAACGGGCTCGCGGTCGCGAACTTCACGATCGCGTCGACCCCACGCACCTTCGACCGCCAGGCGAACGAGTGGAAGGACGGCGAAGCGCTGTTCCTCCGCGCGTCGGTCTGGCGCGAGTTCGCCGAGCACGTGTCGCAGAGCCTGACGAAGGGCTCGCGCGTCATCGCGCAGGGTCGCCTGAAGCAGCGCTCCTTCGAGACGCAGCAGGGCGAGAAGCGCACGGTCATCGAGCTCGAGGTCGACGAGATCGGCCCCTCGCTCCGCTACGCGACCGCACAGGTCACGCGCGCACAGGGCGGCGGCGCAGGCCGCAGCTCCGGCGGCCAGGGCGGCGGCGGCAACTTCGGTCAGCCGCAGCAGGTCGCGGACGAGCCGTGGGGTCAGCCCGCCCAGCAGCAGGCGCAGCCCGCATCGGGCGGCGACGTCTGGGGCGCGCCCGGCACCTCGTACAACGACGAGACGCCCTTCTAA
- the rpsR gene encoding 30S ribosomal protein S18, translated as MAGKPQNNRKPRGPKGGKPLAPAKAIKVGVIDWKDVATLKKFISERGKIRARRITGVSVQEQRLIAKAIKNAREMALLPYSGAGR; from the coding sequence ATGGCTGGCAAGCCGCAGAACAACCGCAAGCCGCGGGGCCCGAAGGGCGGAAAGCCGCTCGCTCCGGCGAAGGCGATCAAGGTCGGCGTCATCGACTGGAAGGACGTCGCGACGCTGAAGAAGTTCATCTCCGAGCGCGGCAAGATCCGTGCCCGTCGCATCACCGGCGTGTCGGTGCAGGAGCAGCGCCTGATCGCCAAGGCGATCAAGAACGCGCGCGAGATGGCGCTCCTGCCCTACTCCGGCGCCGGACGCTGA
- the rplI gene encoding 50S ribosomal protein L9 — MAKLILTNEVSGLGSAGDVVDVKTGFARNYLVPQGLAVMWTRGGEKQVEQIKAARVAREHATIEEAQDLRARLEANPVTLTAKAGAEGRLFGSIQTKDIADAVQAAGHGSVDKRVIEIPTPIRSVGDHQATARLRDDIIATITLKVVAAK, encoded by the coding sequence ATGGCAAAGCTCATCCTCACGAACGAGGTCTCCGGCCTCGGCTCCGCTGGTGACGTCGTCGACGTCAAGACCGGCTTCGCTCGCAACTACCTCGTCCCGCAGGGCCTCGCGGTCATGTGGACGCGCGGTGGTGAGAAGCAGGTCGAGCAGATCAAGGCAGCCCGCGTCGCACGCGAGCACGCCACGATCGAGGAGGCGCAGGACCTGCGCGCCCGGCTCGAGGCGAACCCCGTCACGCTGACCGCCAAGGCCGGCGCCGAGGGCCGTCTCTTCGGCTCCATCCAGACGAAGGACATCGCCGACGCCGTCCAGGCCGCCGGTCATGGCTCCGTCGACAAGCGCGTCATCGAGATCCCGACGCCGATCCGCTCGGTGGGCGACCACCAGGCGACGGCTCGCCTCCGCGACGACATCATCGCCACGATCACCCTCAAGGTGGTCGCCGCGAAGTGA